CAGCTGGGTGTCGTCGTTGGTGCTGGTGCCGGGGGTGATGGAGACCCCTTCGGGGCTGGTGTAGCTGGTCTCGATGGTCGCGTCGGCGGCGCCGTTCGGGTCGCCGCTGGGGCCCAGGCCCAGCAGGGCCACCGGAGCCTTGGAGATGTCGGCGGCGTTGGAGTGCACCGGATCCGGCACGGTGTCGCCGTTGAGGTCGGCGTTGCGGTTCTCGGCGAACTGGATGTCAGCCACGTTGGTGTAGGGGTTGGCGGCGGTCGTCGGGGCGGCGCTCGAGGGAATCAGCACCTGGAAGTCGAACTGGGCGGTCTGGCCGGCCACCAGGGTGCCCAGGCTGGCCTGGATGGTGTCGGGGGCCGGGATGGAGACGGCGGCGCCGGCGGGGGTGCTGCCGTAGGTGGCTGGATTGGCGTCGATCACGGAGCCGGCGGGCAGATCGCTCAGGCCGCCGATCACATCGTCGGTGACGACCACGCCCGTGGCGTCGCGGACGCCCGAGTTGGTCACGGAGATGCGGTAGCGGGCCGTCAGGTTGCCCAGACCGTCCCTGGTCACGCTCAGCACCTGCTTGGTGCTGGTAATCACGGCGTCCTGCACCACGTTGGTGCGGGCGTAGTTCTCGGTGGTCGCCCCGCCGTAGCCGTCCTGCTTGCTGGCGTCGAACACGCTCGTGCCGCGCGGCTCGGTGGAGATGGTCTGGGTGCTCAGGGCGGTGATCGGCACCTGATAGACCACGAAGAAGCGCTGCTGGGAGTCCGCCGCCACGTTCGTGATCAGCACGTCGGAGCCGCTGACCGGCAGGGAGACGCGCTCGCCGGGCTGCAGGATGCCGTCGCCGTTGGTGTCGGCATAGACCACCGGGGCCGCCGCCGGACTCACGCCGCCCGCCAGGCTCGTGTCCGTCAGCACATTGAGCTTGAAGCTGTCGGTACCGTTGCCGGTGTTGGTCAGGGTGTAGGGGTACACGACCTCGCCGCCGGGAACCGCCTGCTGCTGCTGCCCGGGCTGGGCCACCGAGCCGTCGAGCGTGATGGTCAGACCGGCGACCTGCTTGACCAGCGTGCTGACCTCGTTGGAGTTCGTGCCCTGACGGGTGCCCGTATCGCTGTCCCTGTAGGTGACGGTCGCCTGGTTGGTGATCTGGGTGCCGGCCGGAGTGCCGGTGGCCGAGGCCTGGCCGACAGCCAGCAGGGCCAGCAGCGAGAGGAAATTGAGGGTACGGGGGTGTTTCACGGAACTCCTTTGTCTTTACGGGTGACAGTGGTCGATCCGACCGGTGACGGCGGGTGGTCGGGTGGGCTGGCGATACGGCGAGAGAACGGGTTCGGGCAGGCGCAGCTCCGCATCGATGTGATTCAGATTAAGAGTTAATGATTTCTTATTCCTTACATTTCGTGAATTTTACGCTTGACATTTCGACATCAGATGATGCTGAGGTCGGCAAGTGAAAGGGGGAAACCGCTGTCCCTGTCATGCTCCGGAGACCTGACCGGGGCTCCGGCGCTGGATGGACGGGGAGGCCGGTCACCGACCATGGAACGCTCCGCCGGTCTCTGTCAGCTCGTACCGGAAGACGCCGTGTGGGCGCGGGTTCAAACGAGGCGGGGGTCACGCGGCCCTGCGTCCGGGCGCCGGCCAGGGCGCTGCTGGCCCTCGTGGCAACGGGAGAAACACTGCCTCACCTGATCGGGGGCGCCCAGATGGCTGGGTACCGGTCACCTTTCCGGGCCGCGCCGTCCGCCGTCAGGACTGGTCGGCCAGAGTCACCTGAAGCGTCCCTGCCCCACGTCTGGCGGATCCAAACCTGCATCCAGCAGAGATGGGCGTGGGCACGCTGCCACTCCTCTCCCGGCAGCTTCAGGGCGCTGCCGTGCGCCGTCGGCCCTATTGACGCCCCTGTGTGGGCATCACTTCTCCTGTAACTGCGATGAGACAGGCATCATCCCTCGGGCCACCCGGAAGCAGGCCGCTACCGCAGCGTCACGTTGGGCACCTCGCCGGGGTCGGCCAGCAGGGGCGCGAGCCGCAGCTGCATCAGGTAACGCCCCGAGCCGCGCCGGCCCTCGTAGCGGGCCAGCAGCGCCGCGAGGTCGCGCTGCAGCGCCTTGGCATCCTCGAAATCCAGCATCAGATCCGTGACCCAGCCGCCCAGGGCCACCGCGGGCATCTCCGGCGAGGTCAGGCGACCCTGCTGGCCCGGCGCCGGCACGATGGTCGCGCGCACGGCGCCCAGATCGGTGCGCTCCAGCTGCATGCCCCACTCGCCGGGATGCTCGCGCCAGACCTGCTCCAGGCTCCGCAGGAAGAGCGGGCGCCAGGGCAGGTCGGCCCGCGCCATCGCCACGGCCACCGATTCGCTGGAAATCAGCGCGAAGGGAACGAAGAAGACGTCGGCGACGGCGCGGTAGATCTTGACGGCGTGGCGGCGGCGCCGCTCGACCCGCAGGACCCGCACCAGGCCCTCGGCGCACAGCTTGCGCGCCTGGTAGTGCAGCCGCGGGAGGCTTACGCCCAGCTCGCGGGCGGCCTCGCTGAGGGTCACCTCGCGGCCCATGAAGGGGGCCAGGTAGCGCAGTTCCCAGCCGTCCACCAGCCGGGGCACCACGGCCGGATCGGTCACCCGCCACACCTCATCCCCGGGCACGCCGCCCCCCTGCACGCGCCGCCCCCCTGAACCCACCACTTAAAACGGAGGTGTCCATTTGAAGCAGCCTACTCCTACGCTGCGGAGGCACACTCCGTTCGGCCTGTCCTGCCCGCCGCTGCGCTGTCCAACGCTCCGTTGCCCGCCACCGTCCCGCCGCCCGGGGCGCGGCGAGCGCTCCCTGTGTTCCGATTCGGGCCCCGATCGCGATCGGGGACGTGCCCGCCAGGAGGCTGCCCGGATGACCCCCTCACTCCGTCCCCACGAACGGGCCCTGTACGGTGTCGGCGACTTCGGGGCCAGCCTCTGCAACGTCGCGGTCAATACCTGGCTGCTGTATTACCTGATCAACGTGGCGCAGCTGCCGCCGCTGCAGGCCGGGCTGGCCTTCCTGGCGGGGCGGCTGTTCGATGCCCTGATCGATCCGCTGATCGGCGCGTGGTCGGATCGGCTGCGGCCACGGGTCGGGCGGCTGGCCTTCGTGCGCTGGGCGGCGCTGCCGGCCAGTCTGCTGTTCGCGCTGCTGTGGGCGCTGCCGCTGGTGCCCGGGGCGGGCTTCGCGCTGGCCTGCCTGGGCTTCATGGCGGCCTCGGCGCTGTATGCGCTGGTCACCGTGCCGTACTCGGCCCTGAACGCCGAGCTGACCCGCGACTACGACGAGCGCACCGCCCTGACCAGCGTGCGGGTGGCCTTCTCGATGCTGGGTACGCTGGTGGCCGTGGCCGCCCCGCCCGCCCTGGTGCTGGGCCTGAGCGGCGCGGAGGATCTGGCGGCGACCCCGGCGGGCAGCTGGCTGGTGGTGGCCGGGGGCTTTGGCGCACTGATGCTCGTCACCTTCCTGCTCACCGGTTTCGCGGTGCGTGAGGACTTCGCCGCCCCGGCAGCCCACAGCTCTGCCCGGAACCCGGCGGATCAGCACCGGCTCTCCGTGCAGGCCGTGCGCGACGTGTTCCTGACCGCCGGCTTCCGCACGCTGCTGGGCGTGTTCCTGATGACTGCGCTGGGGTTCATGATCACCAATTCGCTGCTGCCCTTCTTCATGGAATCGGTGCTGCGGCTGCCCGGCGCGGCGCAGGGGCCGCTGCTGGGGCTGCTGTTCGTCTCGGCCATCCTGGCCTTTCCGGTGTGGGTACGCGTCTCGGCGCGCACGGGCAAGCGGGTCTGCGTGCTGGTGGGCCTGAGCTTCATCATCGCGGCGCTGCTCGCCTACGTGAGCGTGGTGCCCGGCGGCGGCGTCTCGCCCGCGCTGCTGCTGACGCTGGTGCTCAACGGCGCGGGCCTCTCGGCGGTCACCCTCTTTCCCTGGGCGATGCTGCCGGACGTGATCGAGTTCGACGAGGTCGGCAGCGGCCTGCGTCGTCCGGGGCTGTTCTACGCGCTGGTGCTGCTGGTGCTCAAGGCGGCCGGGTCGCTGGGCGTCTTCTCGAACGCCGCGCTGACCTCGGTGCTGGGCTACGTGCAGGGCAGCGCCGTGCAGAGCGAAGGAACCGTGCGCGGCCTGGCGCTGATGATGGGGCCGGTCTCGGCCGGCTGTTTCGCCCTGGCCCTGCTATGTGCCTGGCGCTATCCGATCACCCGCGAACGCCACGCCGAGGTGCGGGCACGCCTGGGTAAGCTGAGGGACGCGGCGGCCGAGCCGGCCCACGCCTCGCCGGACGACCGGGCCGCGCCCCCAGGCCAGCGGGGCGTGCCTGTCCCCTGAAGAGGTTTCCTGCAGGGCGGTGGTCGCCCGCCCACCTGCCCGTACCCGCCAGCGAAGGAGTCCCATGACCATCCTGCGTACCCCCGACGAGCGCTTCCAGCACCTGCCTAGCTACCCGTTTGCCCCGCACTACCTTGGCGACCTGCCGGGTCTGGAGGGCCTGCGGCTGCATTACCTCGACGAGGGGGGCCCCCCCGGCGCGCCCGTGGCGCTGTGTCTGCACGGCGAGCCGTCGTGGAGCTACCTGTACCGCACCATGATTCCCGTGTTCGTGGAGGCCGGGATGCGGGTGATCGCGCCCGACCTGTTCGGCTTCGGACGCTCGGACAAGCCGGCCGAGGACTCGGCCTACAGCTTCGACTTCCACCGCCGCACGCTGCTGGCACTGGTTCGGCGGCTGGAGCTGCGCGACATCACCCTGGTGGTGCAGGACTGGGGCGGCCTGCTCGGCCTGACCCTGCCGCTGGAGGCGCCCGAACGCTATACCCGCCTGATCGCCATGAACACCGCCCTGGCGACCGGCGACCTGCCGCTGGGGCCGGGGTTCCTGGCGTGGCGTGCCCACGCCGCCGCCCACCGGGATCTGGACGTGGCGGCCCTGTTCGCGCAGTCGTCGCCGGGCCTCAGCTCCGAGGTCGCGGCCGCCTACGCCGCGCCGTTCCCCGACGTGCGCTTCAAGGCGGGCGTGCGGGCCTTTCCCCAGCTGGTGCCGGATCGCCCGGACGCGCCCGGCGCCGAGCTGTCGCGCCGGGCACGGGTCTGGTGGCAGACCGAGTGGGCCGGCCAGAGCTTCATGGCCGTGGGCATGCGGGATGGGGTGCTGGGGCCGGCGGCGATGGCGTATCTGCACTCCCTCATCCGGGGCTGCCCGCCCCCCCTGGAGATTCCTGAAGGCGGCCACTTCGTTCAGGAGGACGCCGGAGAGCTCATCGCACGCCGCGCCCTCCAGAGCTTCGGTCTGCTGCGGACGCCAGCCCAGGAGGGTTGATGGTAGCGGGGTGAATGGAAAGAGGCGGCCAACTCGGGCCGCCTCCTGACTGTGGATGGACGCTGTGCTGGCTTCATACCCATTGCGGCCCAGTCGCTCAAGTTTGAGCGATTGGGCCCGACCGAAGGGAGAAGCAACCAGGACGCGTGGCGCGATGTGGAGGAACCTTCGGCGCTCTCCCGGAGGTTCCAGAATGGAGCGCAACGCGTATCAGTCCTTGTCCGGGGCCATGTCCTCGTACAGCGCCGGGTCGTTGGCGCCGTAGTGGGCGGCGCTGGTGCCGTCGAGGCTGGCGTCGAGTTCGTCGCTGCTCTCGGCGTCCGCTGGCGGCTGATACACCGGATTGTCGGAGGTGAGGGTCTCACTCGTTTCGGTCATGGGCGCGGGCACGGCTGAAGGATCGGTCGACATGCCCCAGGGTGACCTCGGAGGCGCTCGGCTCCGTGCCGGTTGGGTCAAGGCCGCTTCATGGTGCGGCGCGGGAACCTGGCTTCGGCCGTCCGCTCCGCCTCCAGAATTCCAGCCCCCCTTCAACCCACTGGGCTAGCGATCTCCGGTCGTCAGCAGGGTCAGGAGTTCCTCGACGCTGCGGTGGGCCTCCAGGGGATGGCGCAGGGGGTGCGCGCCGTCGACCGTGTAGTGGTTGCGGCGGCCCGTGCGGGCGCGCTGCAGGATGCCGGCGTCCTCGAGTTCCCGGATGATGCGCTGCACGGCGCGTTCGGTGATGCCGACCCGCCGGGCGACCTCGCGCAGGGTGTCGTCCGGGCGCTGCACCAGACAGACGAGCACGTGGGCGTGGTTGGTCAGGAATGTCCAGCTCGCGCTTTCGCCGGGTGGGGTGGGGGAAGGTGCCTGGGCCATGCTGCCTCCTGGGGGCTTGACCTCGGAAGCTGAATACGCGACACTGTTTTCGTGTATTCTGTATCGTGTCAAACCAGTCAGCCTCAGCATAGCGAGGTTGGCGCTCCCTCTCCCCGCCTCAGGAGGCACCCATGACCGCCACCCACCCCGTAGCCGTGTCCCGGCCCCTCCTTCCCGACGCGCTCACCGGCACGTCCTCGCAGATCATGACGGTGCCGATCACCGTGGCGTACGGCGACGGCATCGGCCCCAGCCTGATGGAGGCGACCCTGCGGATCCTGAAGGCCGCCGGCGCCGCGCTGGCGCCCGAGGTGATCGAGATCGGCGAGTCGGTCTACCGGCAGGGCGTCTCCTCGGGCATCGAGGCCCGCAGCTGGGAGAGCCTGCGGCGCACCGGGGTGCTGCTCAAGGCGCCCATCACCACGCCCCAGGGCGGCGGCTACAAGAGCCTGAACGTCACCCTCCGCAAGACCCTGGGGCTGTACGCCAACGTCCGGCCCTGCCGCGCTTACGCCCCCTACGTGCCCACCCTGCACCCGGCGCTCGATCTGGTGATCATCCGCGAGAACGAGGAGGATCTGTACGCCGGTATCGAGCACCGGCAGACCCGCGAGGTCGTGCAGTGCCTGAAGCTGATCACCCGCGAGGGCTGCGAGCGCATCGTGCGCTACGCCTTCGAGTACGCGCGGCTGCACGGCCGGCACAAGGTCACGGCCCTGAGCAAGGACAACATCATGAAGATGACCGATGGGCTGTTCCATCAGGTCTTCGACGAGATCGGCGCGCAGTACCCCGAGCTGGAGCGCGAGCACCAGATCATCGACATCGGCACCGCGCGGGTCGCCGTGCACCCTGAGCGCTACGACGTGATCGTCACGCTCAACCTCTACGGCGACATCCTCTCGGACGTGGCCGCCGAGGTCGCAGGCTCGGTGGGCCTGGCCGGCAGCGCCAACATCGGCGAGGGGGTCGCGATGTTCGAGGCGATCCACGGCAGCGCCCCGGATCTGGCGGGCCAGGACGTCGCCAACCCCAGCGGCCTGTTGCAGGCGGCGGTGCTCATGCTCCAGCACCTGGGACAGGGCGCGGTCGCCACGCGCATCGACAACGCCTGGCGGCGCACGCTGGAGGACGGCGT
Above is a genomic segment from Deinococcus koreensis containing:
- a CDS encoding MFS transporter, with protein sequence MTPSLRPHERALYGVGDFGASLCNVAVNTWLLYYLINVAQLPPLQAGLAFLAGRLFDALIDPLIGAWSDRLRPRVGRLAFVRWAALPASLLFALLWALPLVPGAGFALACLGFMAASALYALVTVPYSALNAELTRDYDERTALTSVRVAFSMLGTLVAVAAPPALVLGLSGAEDLAATPAGSWLVVAGGFGALMLVTFLLTGFAVREDFAAPAAHSSARNPADQHRLSVQAVRDVFLTAGFRTLLGVFLMTALGFMITNSLLPFFMESVLRLPGAAQGPLLGLLFVSAILAFPVWVRVSARTGKRVCVLVGLSFIIAALLAYVSVVPGGGVSPALLLTLVLNGAGLSAVTLFPWAMLPDVIEFDEVGSGLRRPGLFYALVLLVLKAAGSLGVFSNAALTSVLGYVQGSAVQSEGTVRGLALMMGPVSAGCFALALLCAWRYPITRERHAEVRARLGKLRDAAAEPAHASPDDRAAPPGQRGVPVP
- a CDS encoding haloalkane dehalogenase, translating into MTILRTPDERFQHLPSYPFAPHYLGDLPGLEGLRLHYLDEGGPPGAPVALCLHGEPSWSYLYRTMIPVFVEAGMRVIAPDLFGFGRSDKPAEDSAYSFDFHRRTLLALVRRLELRDITLVVQDWGGLLGLTLPLEAPERYTRLIAMNTALATGDLPLGPGFLAWRAHAAAHRDLDVAALFAQSSPGLSSEVAAAYAAPFPDVRFKAGVRAFPQLVPDRPDAPGAELSRRARVWWQTEWAGQSFMAVGMRDGVLGPAAMAYLHSLIRGCPPPLEIPEGGHFVQEDAGELIARRALQSFGLLRTPAQEG
- a CDS encoding helix-turn-helix transcriptional regulator translates to MAQAPSPTPPGESASWTFLTNHAHVLVCLVQRPDDTLREVARRVGITERAVQRIIRELEDAGILQRARTGRRNHYTVDGAHPLRHPLEAHRSVEELLTLLTTGDR
- a CDS encoding NADP-dependent isocitrate dehydrogenase, which translates into the protein MTATHPVAVSRPLLPDALTGTSSQIMTVPITVAYGDGIGPSLMEATLRILKAAGAALAPEVIEIGESVYRQGVSSGIEARSWESLRRTGVLLKAPITTPQGGGYKSLNVTLRKTLGLYANVRPCRAYAPYVPTLHPALDLVIIRENEEDLYAGIEHRQTREVVQCLKLITREGCERIVRYAFEYARLHGRHKVTALSKDNIMKMTDGLFHQVFDEIGAQYPELEREHQIIDIGTARVAVHPERYDVIVTLNLYGDILSDVAAEVAGSVGLAGSANIGEGVAMFEAIHGSAPDLAGQDVANPSGLLQAAVLMLQHLGQGAVATRIDNAWRRTLEDGVHTADIRGEHTRELVGTQAFADAVIERLGQRPEVLPVALASPPRAALAPVPELPTPAPQLKVLVGADIFFEWSEEGRDPARLAAILQGVQHSDLTLRMITNRGVMVWPGGFPETRKADHWRCRFLGNGPVDHLQVIELLQRLNLTGLDFIKTEHLYTFDGVPGYSMGQGQ